Within the Streptomyces sp. NBC_00554 genome, the region CGCCGAGGAGCGGGTAGGAGGACACGAACCAGCTCAGCGCCTTCTCCCAGGGCTGCAGCCGGGTGGGTCCGCCGCGCATGGAGGCGCGGCGGCCACCCGCCATGTCCATCGCCGCGGCCATGGTCCGGGTCAGCGCGTGCGCGAAGGCGAGCTGCCAGTCGGGCGCGGTGCCGCCACTCCAGGTGTGCCAGGTCACGAGGAGCTGGTCCGGTTCACCGCCCGCCGTGCCGCACCGCTCGTACGCCGCCGGAATCCCGTCGCGGCGCCAGCGCGCGGCGAGCTGCTCCTCGTCGCCGGCGGGGTAGGACTCCGGCAGGTCCTCGGGGGTCAGGCCGACCGGGAAGCCGAGCAGGAAGCGGTTGACCACGGCGCAGCGGGCGGCGAGGTCGAAGCGGTCGGGCTGCACCCGTTCGCCGGTCGCCGCCGGGACATGGCCGAAGCCGAGGTGGATGATGGCGTGCGCGGCTGCCCAGGCCCATTCGGCGGGCTCGGCGCGGCGGGTGGGGTGCACATGCAGAACTCCACTGGAGTCGACGCGGACGAGGCCGTCACGGGGCCCGGCAGCGCAGTCCTTCTGACGGCAGGTGCTGAACCCGATGGCGGCAAGGGCGCGGTTGGCCCGCACCAGCCGCATCCCCTCGGCGAAGGCTTCGGCGGCCGGGTCCGGCTTCTCCTTGTCGCCCTGCTTGCGCTTGCGGCTCATCGCAGCGCCTCCGCCTCGCAGGTGAGGTTCATCGCCGCGCCTCCACCAGACGCGGCATGTCCCGCGCCGCCTCCACCAGGAACCAGGCGGGCAGTACGGGATTGCCGTCGGCGTCGGACGCGATGACGCTCTGGGCGACCTCGACGGAGATCTCGGCGAGCTGGACGAGGAGCGACTTGGCGCGGAACGCGGTCTGCCGCCCGTGCTCCGAGGTGTGCTCCTTGCTGGCGGGCAGCTCCTTGACGAGCCGGCCGCGGAAGGACTCGGCGAGGTAGTAGAGCAGGTCGCGGTCCTCCATGCGGCTGGGCCAGCGGGCCTCGCCCTTGATGATGGCCTCGATGCCGAAGCGGCTGCGCACGATCTTGACGTAGCCGCAGAAGGCGACCGCGTGCGCGGGAGTCAGCGTGCCGTGCGCGATCACCTTCAGGGTGTCCTCGTCGAGGTCCGGGCCGAAGGAGCGCAGTGCGTCGGAGAGCATGTGCCAGGAGCGGGGCGTGGAGAAGGGCTCCTCCGTCTTGGGCGGCTTGGACCACAGGTGGTCGGGGCGGTCGGTGAGGTGGTCCAGGATCCACGGGTGGATGTCGTTGGCGGCGGCCCACACCAGCCAGTCCTTCGGGGACGCCTCGAGGTGCACATGGGCGAGGCGGTTGATCAGCGCGGAGGCGATCGGCCGGGCCAGCGCGTTGTCCGTGGCGCGGTTGCCCGCGCCGATCACGATCGAGCCCTGCGGCAGTTCGTAGTTGCCGATACGGCGGTCCAGGATGAGCGAGTAGAACGCCTTCTGGACGTCCGGCGTCGCCGCGTTCAGCTCGTCCAGGAACAGGCAGTACGGCTCGTCGCGGGCGATCGCCTCCGGTGGGCAGAACACCGAGCGCCCGTCGCGGATCTGCGGCACGCCGATGAGGTCCTCGGGCGCGAGCTGGGTACCGAGCAGGCTCACGCACTCCAGGCCGAGCGACTCGGCGAACTCCCTTACCAGGGAGGACTTTCCGATGCCGGGAGCGCCCCAGAGGAAGACCGGCCGAACGGTCGCGAGACCGAGCAGCAGCTCGGGTATCCGGGCGGGAGTGACGGTGACGGCTGCCTGCACGCAGGGACTCCAGGGGCGTTCGGGTAGGACGCGCAGGTGTGCGGTGTCCGATGCGGCCAGTGTGTGCGCGGGAGCCGCCTACCGCAGCCCATTTTCCGGCGCGCCCAGGCGCGTGCCCCTGGCGCGTGACTACGCGGCCCGCTCGTCCGACCGTGCCGTCACCGGCACTTGAGGCCCGTCGCACTCGCCCAGCCACCGCCGCAGTACGTGGTGCACCTGCTCCGCGCCGACCAGTTCGGCGCCGTCCTCGACCGGCGCGGACAGCGCGAGGGGCGACAGCAGGAATGGCCGTCCCTGGGCGCCGCCGAGTCCGCCGTGCGAGCCGATCTGCTCCTCGAAGGCGAGGACTTCGCCCTCCTCGGGGTCGTACCAGGAGTTGACCATGATGTCGGCGACGTGCGGGAAGGAGTGCGTCCGCCGTACGGCGTCGGCGGCGCCGGGGCCGAAGTCGGCCAGCGGGCCCGGGTGTTCGTCGTCGAGCTCGTCCACCGGAACCTCCGCTCCGTGCGCGCCGAGGACGAGCCCGCCGTGCTCCTCGCTGCGTACGAGCACGAAGCCGACGCCGGGATGGTTGGCGAGCGTGGAGAGCAGCGCGGGATGGCGCCGGTCGATCTCCTCGCGGCTCATCCGGTGCGGCACGTCGGGGAAGGAGACGAGTCCGAGGTTCCCGGAGGCCAGCACGATGGGCTCGGAGCGGCGCGCGGGCCGGTGCTGCTCGCCGCCCTCCTCGACGGGCCTGCGCAGCGCCGCCCGCACCGCCGCCCGGGCCTCGGCGCCGCTGTGGGTGCGCCGGGCCTTGCGCGGCACGGGCAGCCCGCAGCCGGCCCGGACGAGGTTGCCGAGGCTGAGCCCGTAGCGGGTCAGGAAGGTCTCGCCGGGGCTCTGGCCGTGGTCGGAGAGCAGCACGATCCGGTAGGGCCTGGGCGCGTGCTCGGCGACCTTCGCTATCAGCGCGAGCGAGCGGTCGAGGCGCGCCAGGACCTTCTCGGTGTCCCGGCCGCGCGGGCCGGAGTGGTGTGCCACTTCGTCGTACGCCACCAGGTCCGCGTAGACCGAGTTGCGCCCGGCGAGCATGTCGCCGATCACCGCGGCGACGACGACGTCACGCTCGATGACGGTCGCGAAGGCGCGGATGAAGGGGTACAGCCCGCCGCGTTTGACGCGCGGCCGCTGCTTCCTGGCACGGCACCGGGTGGACTGCCCGATCTCCCGGAAGACCTCGGCGACGAAGGACATGGCGGTGCGGACGGCGTTGGCGGGGTCGATGAAGTACGTGAAGTAACCCGCCCGGTCGCGGTTCTCCTTCCCCCTTCTCGCTGCCATGGACAGCACGAGGGCCAGCTGGTCGGCGCCGCCGCTGAAGAGGTTGCCGCGGCTGGCGCCGTCGACGGTGAGCAGTCCTCCGTCGCCGGTGTACTCGATGGCCCGGCGCTGGAGTTCGGCGGCGCTGCTGGGCCGGTTGCAGACCATGACCTCGTGGCTGTCCTTCTCGTACCACCGGAAGGCCGGGACGTCGTGGTTGCTGCCGTGCAGGATGCCGAGCTGGCTGGCGCCGGTCTGGCTGGACCAGTCGGTGCGCCAGGCGGTGAGCCGGTGAGTGGGTCGCGCTCTTGCCCCGCCGCCGCCCAGCCACTGGGCCACGGTCGGCATGAGTCCCTTGCCGACCGCCTCCTCCAGTACCTCGTGGCCCACGCCGTCGAGCTGGAGGAAGACGGCGCCGGGGGTCGATGGGCCGGCCTGCCCGGGGGCGCGCCTGCGGCGCCGGTCGGCGAGCCGGTACAACCTGCGCCGGTAGGCGTCGTCGTCCCGTACGGCGAGGGCACCACCGGTGGCCGAGGCGACGGCGGACATCACGGCGGCGACGACCACCGCGGTCTCGGGGGCGGCCTCGCCCTGCCCGGAGGGGTTGATCCGCAGGGCGATCAGCAGCAGGGACCCGTTGAGGAAGAAGACGAGCAGCCCGAGCACGAGCGCGGGCACCAGGAGCAGCGCCCTTACGAGCAGCGGCCACACCAGCGAGGACAACAGACCGAAGACGGCCGCGCCGACCCCCGCAGTGACGCCGATCCGCGTGGCGCTGTCACCGGTCTCCGACTGCAGCTTGAAGTCGGGCAGCACACCGGCGAGAACGAGCATCGTGACCGTGGACACGGCCCACACCACGATACTCCGCCACACCCCGCTGAGGACCCGCCGCCAACGCCCTCCACCCACGCCCTGTCCACCTCACGTCCCGGCCCGCCCGGTCCGCGAGGCCTGCTCCCACCCTGTCACAACGGGTGGGCGGAGCCGGTTGTCCCCCGGTCACAGTTCCAGGTCAGCGGCTCAGCGGCCGTCGTACCCCGCGGTCGGCATCGACAGGCGGCGGTGGACCCGGGCCTTCATCTGGGCGTCGTACGAGGGTTCCGCGCAGCCGACCGTCTCGACCCGTACGCCACGGCGTACGCACTCGGCGGTGAACTCGTCGACGGAGGCGAGGGCGCGCTCCAGGACGCGGTGGCTGGGCGCGACGAATAAGTCGACGAGGCCCGCCTCGACATCGGCCCACAGGGTGCGGTGGTCGGGGCGCAGTCCTCGTACGAGGAGTTCCCGTGTGACGACATAGCCGTGTTCGGCGGCCCAGCGGGCGCACATCGCGTGCTGGCTGCGGGAGTCCACCAGGAAGGGGTCCGCGTCCAGTTCCTCCAGGGGCGTCAGGCTCGCGATCGCCGTGACGCGCAGCGATGTCGGCCCCTGCGGGCCGGGCGGGCACCTGAGGGCGTGGGTGCCGGTGGCACCGCGCGCTTCTCCCATGGCGTCCCCCTCACCTCCGGGTTTCGTCCGCCGACCATACTCCTGCCCGTAGGCTCGGGGGGAGTCGCGCGAGGGAGGCAAAGAAGTGCCGGTGGAGATCACCTGGTGGGGGCACGCCACCTGCACGCTGGAGGACTCCGGCACACGCGTGCTCACGGACCCGCTCTTCGCGCGCCGGCTCGCGCACCTCCGGCGCAGGCGCGGGGCGCCGCCCCCTCCCGAGGCGGCGGTGGCCGACGTCGCGCTGGTCTCGCATCTGCACTCCGACCATCTGCATCTGCCCTCGCTGGCGCGGCTCGCGCCGGGCACACGCGTGCTCGTGCCCCGGGGCGCGCCGCGTGCGGTGCCCGCGCTGCGCAGGCTGGACCATCTGCGGCTCACCGAGGTGGCGCCCGGCGACCGGACGGACGTCGGCGCCCTGGTCGTACGCACCGTGTCGGCGCGCCATGACGGGCGGCGGCTGCCGCTCGGTCCGCACCGGGCGCCCGCCCTGGGGTTCGTGGTCGAGGGCGAGGCCCGCACGTACTTCGCCGGGGACACCGGGCTGTTCGACTCGATGGCCGAGGAGGTCGGGCCGGTCGATGTGGCTCTGTTGCCGGTCGGCGGATGGGGGCCGTATCTCGGGGAAGAACATCTGGACGCGGGGCGCGCGGCAGAGGCGCTCGCCCGGCTGATGCCCCGGAGCGCTGTGCCGGTGCACTACGGCACGTACTGGCCGATCGGAATGGACGCTGTGCGCCCCCATGAATTCCACGCGCCGGGTGAGGAGTTCGTGCGCCTCGCCGCCGAGCGCGCGCCTCAGGTCGCGGTGCACCGGCTCGGACACGGCGAGAGCGTACGGCCGGAGGTCGCGAAGTGACGCCCCTTTCCGCCGCGGTCTCAGGGGCCGCGAGCCTGTCCGTGTGTCCGGCGGTGGTCCGGTGAGTTTCCTGGCCGCGGCCTCGACCACGGCGCCGGAGTCCACGCAGCAGGCGATCGGGTATCCGACGCTCTTCCTGCTGGTACTGATCGGCGCGCTGGTGCCGGTGGTGCCGACGGGTGCGCTGGTGAGTTCGGCGGCCGTGGTGGCCTTTCATCAGACGGCGCCGTTCGCGCTGCTGCTGGTCTTCGTGGTGGCGGCGCTCGCGGCGTTCCTCGGCGACGTCTCGCTGTACTGGCTGGGGCAGCGCGGGATGCGCTCCAAGAACGGCTCGCGCTGGCTGGAGGCCCTCCGCGCCCGCGCCCCCGAGGACCGCCTCACCCGGGCGCAGGAGAAACTCGGCGACCACGGCATCGCCGTACTCGTCCTCTCGCGCCTCGTCCCGGCCGGCCGCATTCCGGTGATGCTCGCCTGCCTGCTGGCGAAGATGCCCCTGCGCACCTTCGCCCGCGGCGACATCCCCGCCTGCCTGGCCTGGGCGGTGACCTACCAGCTCATCGGCATCCTCGGCGGCTCCCTCTTCAACGAGCCCTGGGAGGGTGTGGTGGCGGCGGTGGTCCTGACGGTGGTGATCAGCCTGGCGCCGAGTGTGTGGCGCCGGATGCGCAGAACGGCCCCCCAGTAGGGCGTAGCCCTATGGGGGCGCGGGGAACTGCGCGAGCAACCCAGAACAGCCCGCAGTCACCCAACAACCGGAATCACCCCAGAACCCGGGACCCCCCCACCGGCAGATCCCAAAGGTCCTCCCGATCCAACCCCGCCTTCTCCCAGGCCGCCCGGACCCGGGTCAGCGGTTCGAGAACCGGCTCGGCGGAGAGAACGAAGGTGCCCCAGTGCATGGGCGCCATCCGCCGGGCCCCCAGATCGACGGCGGCTCGAACGGCCTCGTCCGGGTCGCAGTGGACGTCACTCAGCCACCACCGGGGGTCATACGCACCGATGGGAAGCAGCGCGAGGTCGATGCCCGGGTAGCGCAGCCCGATCTGGGCGAACCAGTGGCCGTACCCCGTGTCGCCCGCGAAGTACACGCGCTGTCCGTCGGAGGCGGTGAGGACCCAGCCGCCCCAGAGGGTGCGGCAGGTGTCGGTGAGGCTGCGCTTGGACCAGTGATGGGCAGGCACGAAGTCGAAGCGGACGCCGCCCAGTTCGGCCGCTTCCCACCAGTCCAGCTCGGTGACCTGGGTGAACCGGCGACGCCTGAACCAGCGCGCGAGGCCCGCCGGTACGAACACCGGTGTGTCGCGCGGGAGCCGGCGCAGGGTCGGCGCGTCCAGGTGGTCGTAGTGGTTGTGGCTGATGACGACCGCGTCGACGCGCGGCAGCGCGCTCCAGGCCACGCCGACGGGTGTGATCCGGGCCGGGGTGCCGAGGATCTTGCGGGACCAGACCGGGTCGGTGAGGACGGTGAGCCCGCCGACGCGGATCACCCAACTCGCGTGCCCCGCCCAGGAGACGGCGACGGTGTGCACGCCCGCCTGCGGCAGCGGCCCCGGTTCGAACGGCAGCGCCGGGATGTCGGCGAGACCGTCGGGCCCCGGCCGCAGCGCGCCCTCGCGGGCGAACCGCGCGAAGGCCCGCAGCCCCGGCAGCGGCGCCGTCAGCCGGTCCGCGAAGGTCCGCGGCCAGACACGCTTCTCGCCGAGCGGACGGGGCTCGGCGAGCGGGAGGAGCGGAGACAGGGCCCCGGTCGGTGCCGGGGCCGACGAGGACGCCGGTTCGTCCGCGTCCTGTGTGGTCGTGGTGGTGGACCTGCTCGTGCTCGTGGTCGACTCGGACTGCTGCGTCATCGAGGAGGCTCCCATCGCTGAGCGTCATCTCGGAGATCGTCGAAGGCCGACCCCAACAGGGCCAACGCGCGTTGCACATGCGGCAGTTCCAACGGCGAGGGTGACGTGAGGCATTCCGCCCGCTCTTCATCCGTCCGGCCGAGCAGCGGCCCGGTGGCCAGCCGCACCCGGAGCGCCGCGAGTTCGTCGCCGAACCGGTGGCCGCCCGGCGCGGGCAGGCCGAGCCGGGCGGTGAGGAAGTCCTCCAGGTCCTGTGCGTCGCCGACCCCGTGCGCGCCGAGTGCGGAGCGCAGCGGGCCGAGGTCCACGTACAGGTGTCTGCCGGCCCGCGGAGGTCGCGCGAGGGCGCCCGAGCCGACCACCGCGTGGTGCACGGCGGTGGCCACGCGCGCGTGGAGGCGTACGGAGGCCGCGAGCCGCCCGGTGATCCCGTCGCCCTCGCCGAGCGCGTACGCGGCCGCCGCGGCGACCGGTTCGGCGACCCGGGCGCCGAGCACGGTGAGCACGTCGAGGACACGGGAGCGCAGCCGGACACCGGAGTCGTTGTCGGTGAAGCGGGCGACGGCGGCGGGCCAGCCCTGCGGCAGGAAGGGGCCGGCGAGGTCCGTGAGGACGGTGACCTCGCCGGGGAGCATCTCGGCGGGGCTGAGCAGCACGGTGTCGTGCGGCTGGTGCAGGGTGTCGCGCCAGGTCTCGTCGCTGACGATGTGCAGTCCCTCGCTCACCGCGGCCTCGACGGTCTCGTGGACCACTTCGGGGGGCGCGACGGTGGCGGTGGGATCGTCGGCGACGGAGAGGACGAGCAGCCGCGGGTCGCCGCCTTCGGCGCGCACTCTGCGCACGGTCTCCAGGAGGGCGTACGGATCCGGTACGCCGCCGCACTCCGCGGGCGTCGCCACATGGAACACGGATCTTCCCAGCAGGCGTGCCTGCGGCGCCCACCACGCGGCGCACGGGCGCGGCACCAGGACGTCGCCGCCGAGCGCGCCGGTCAGCGCGAGGAGCAGCGCGGGGGCGCCTGGGGCGGCGGCCACCCGGTCGGGTGCGGTGGTCAGTCCGCGCCGGGACCAGTAGTCGCAGGCCGCGTTCAGGATCTCCGGTCCGCCGCCCGAGGGCTCGGCGTGGGCCCGGTCCGCGGCGGCGGCGAGCACGGCGCGCAGCTCCGGCAGCACCGGCAGCCCCTGATCGGGAAGCGGCGGCCCGTAGCGGACGGGCCCATGCCCTTCCGGATCCGTCCGCCGCATTGGTGCCTCCGCGCAGTCCGTGGTGCAGTGCCGTGCCGTGCTCGGGGCCGGGGCAGGTGGCCCGGTGACCGGTGTCCGTTGCCGACCTTCGCTCCAGGGCCGGTGACCCCGTCGCCCGTAACGCTCAGCCCGAGCCGCCGGTGCCATCCCCGGTTCCGGCGTCTCCGTCTGCGTACAGCTTCCTCTGCTCCTGTCTCATAACTCGTCCAGCTCCGCTCGATCTCGTCCAGTCCCGCTCGAGCCCCTGTCCCTCTGTACCCGGGGTCTTGTCACCTCACGGGCGGTTGTGTCCGTCGCGGCGTCAGCTGTCCGCCGACGCGTCCTTGTTCCGCAGGCGGTACACGGCGGCGCCCAGCGCGCCCGTGATCAGGGCGCCGCCGGCGATCAGGGCCGGGAGGGAGTCGGTGAAGGCGCCGCCCTCGCCGGCGCGGACGCCGCGCTGGACCGGGGCGGGGCGCTCCACGGTGCCGCGGGCGGTGGCGGTGCCACGGGCCACGGTGTACTTGGCGGTCCACTGTTTCTCGCGGCCGCCGGGTGCCACGGGGCACACGCCGTCGACGCCCCACTCGTTCTCGGGGCCCACGGCGGCGCCGCCGTCGGGGCCTGCGTCGGAGCCGCCCGAGCCGGGGCCCACTGCGGCGGCGCCGGAGTCGGGGTTCTCGCCGGGCGGGATACGGGCCGTACCGCTGTACGCGGCCGCCGCGGCCACGCCCTCGTCGTTGCCCGCGCCCCCGTCGCTGCCCGGGCCCCCGTCGTTGCCCGCGACCCGGCGCAGCTGGACCTTGCCCTCCTCGAAGCCCTGCGAGATGGCGTCGATGAAGTCGGGCGGGGCTCCGCCGATCGCGTCGCAGGTGACGGAGATGGTGACGGTGCCGCCGGGCTCGACGGAGCCCGGGGTGACCTCCGCGGCCGGATCCGCGGACGCGGCCGAGGCGGCGGCCCCCAGGGCGATGCCGGCCAGGGCGGTGGCGGACAGGACACGGGCGGTACGGCGCATGGTCTTGGCTCCTTCGGCGGGGCGCGGAAGGGGGCACGGCCGTCGTGCCCCCGGAGCCCATCACAGCCCGCCGGGGCGCCGGGCGCCCGCCGCCGGGCACCATTCGCGCTACCCGCACCGCCGGGTGGGTGACGGTGCGGGACCGTCAGTTGTGGAGCGAGACCAGTTCCTTCTCCAGGCCGCGGCCGCGCTTGTCCACGACGGCCGCCGCGACCTCGGACAGTTTGCGGTTGGTGCCCTGGGAGATCCGGCGCAGCACCCCGAAGGCGGTGTCCGCGTCGCAGCCCAGCACATGCATGACGATGCCGCAGGCCTGGTCGACGACGGGCCGGGAGCGCAGTGCGGCACCCAGCTGGTCGACCTCGGTGAGCGCGGCCCGGTAGGAGCGGTCGCGGACCAGGCAGCTCGCGGCGAGGTCGCCGAGCGCGCGGGCGGGGCCGTGCGGGGCGTCCTCCAGGGCGCCGGGGCGGAAGCTGTAGAGGCTGAGGGTCACGGTCAGCCCGGAGCGCCGGAAGGGGATGGTGACGCTGGAGCGAACGCCCGCGTCGAGGGCCATGGCGCGGTACTCCGGCCAGCGCTCGTCGCTGAGCAGGTCCGCCGAGTCGACGGGCGCACCGCGTTCCAGTGCGGCCGGGATCGGTCCGTCGCCGGAGCGCAGCTGCACCGAGACGAGTCCGGCGAGATCGGGGTGGGTGACCGCGGCGGGCCGTTCCGGGCCGCCTTCGGCCATCATGCTGCTGGCGCCGCAGCAGTCGGTGGTGCAGCGGGCGGCCTGCTCGACGAGTTCCGACAGCCTCCTGCCGGGGTGCGCGGACTCGGGTGATTCCGTTCCCAGATGGCCGAGTTGCTCGGATTCCGGCATGGTTCACTCCTTCGTCTCCCCGTCGCCTTCCCGCTCGCCTGCGTGGAAAACTGGTTCTGTGGGTTCCACCCCCCGCCGCACCCGGAACCTCAGGTTCGGGTTACGTTCATCGCATGGCGGAGACGGACGAATTCGGTGAAGAACTCGCGGATTTCGTGCGCCGTGTCGCGGAGTTGAAGTCGGCACGGTCCGTGCCCGCCGACGAGCTTCCGACGGTGCTCGACGCGGCCATCTTCGAACTGGACCATGTGGCCGACCAGTTGTGGCCGAGGTTCCAGCGGCTGTCCTCCGACGGTCCGTCTGGCATCGCCTCGACCGACCGCCAGGAGCAGCAACTTCTCAAGGCACTTTTCCAGCGGGTACCGGTGCCGGTCGCGCTGGTGGACCGCGAGACGGTGGTGCGCAGGCTGAACTTCGCGGCGGCTTCCTTCACCGGTGTCCGGGCCGGCTATGCGACGGGCCGGCCGCTGACCGGGTTCCTCGCGCACGCCGACCGTGCCGCGTTCCGCTCGCAGGCGGCGGCGGTGGCACGCGGCGACGGCGACCGGAGTCTCACCGTGCACCTCCAGCAGCAGCCCTCGGCGCCCGTGCGCGCGACCCTCACCGCGCTGCGGCCGAGCGGCGAACCGCGGTCCGCCGTCCTCGTCGTACTGCAGCCCGCGGATTCCCGGGTGCCGTCGGGCGCGAACACTCCGGGCCCGGCGCCGAACCTCACCGAGACCACCCGGCACACGGTGCTGATGGACCTGGTGGACGCCATGACCACGACGCTGCTGAGCGCCCCGGGCGAGGGCCGGTCCGCGGTTCCCGAACGGGCGGCCGAGGTGCTTCACGAACGGTTCGCGGACTGGGTGGTGGTGGACACCGGGGCCGCGCGCCTGTCCCGTACGACCGTCCTGGGACCGTCGGACACCACGGGACCGCCGGGCGCCCCGGGACCCCCGGGAGCCCCGGGGCTGTCGGACACCCCCGGGCCGTCGGTCATCCAGGGACCGTCGGAAGGCCTGCGGCCATCGGCGTACGCCGAGGTGGTCGCGGCCCTGGCCGCGCAGGATCCCGCCGCGTGCCCCCTCGTCGTCGAGGCGGCACGCGGCGGTTCCACGGCCCTGCAGGTGCGCCCCGAGGACCCGGACGTCTTCGGCCGGGACACCTCGGGCGACCCCTTCCTCGTACGCGCCAATGTGACGTCGCTGCTCTGCGTGCCCCTGACCACCGCGTCCGGACCCGTGCGGGGGGTCCTCACACTGTTCAGGAGCGGCGGCCGGCTGGCGTTCTCGATGGCCGAGGCGCAGGCGATGGACATGATGTCCCGTCATATCGCCCTGGCGATGGCGCGGTTGAACTAGCGCCCCTGCTCACTGGGCCGCATCTGTTAGGCCGCGTCGCGCATGACCTGGTCGCGCAGTCGGTCGCAGCAGCGGCTGATCAGCCGGGAGACGTGCATCTGTGAGATGCCGAGCTCCTCGGCGATGCTGCTCTGGGTCATGTCGCCGAAGAACCGCATGTAGAGGATGGCGCGTTCACGCTCGGGCAGGGCGCGCAGCCGGGGCTTGACGGCCTCGCGGTCGATGACGGTGTCCAGGGCCGGGTCGGCCGATCCGAGGGAGTCGCTGAGCGAGTAGCCGTCCTCGCTGCCCGGGAACTCGGCGTCGAGGGAGAGCGCGGTGAAGCTCTCCAGGGCCTCCATGCCGGTCCGGACGTCCTCCTCGCTCATCCGGGCGTGCTCGGCGACCTCGGCGACGGTGGGCCTGCGGCCCGTGATCGTCCCCGCCAGGTCCTGGTTCGCGGACCGCACGCGGTTGCGCAGATCCTGGACGCGACGCGGTACGTGCAGGGTCCACATGTGATCGCGGAAGTGCCGCTTGATCTCACCGGTGATGGTCGGCACGGCGTAGCTCTCGAAGGCGTTGCCGAGCTCGGGGTCGTAGCGGTGAACGGCCTTGACCAGGCCGAGTGCCGCGACCTGGCGCAGGTCGTCGAAGCTCTCGCCACGGTTGCGGAACCGTCCCGCGATCCGTTCGGCCATCGGCAGCCAGGCTTCGACGATCTCCTCGCGGAGTGTGTCGCGCTCTCGGCCGGGGGGAAGCGTGGCGAGCCTGCGGAATGACCCCGCGGTGTCGGGGGCGTCGTCGTACGGATGGCGCTTCGCGCTCGCTCGAGTTCGCATGATGCGTCGCAACTCCCTTACAGGTGCCCTGGGTTGGACAGTCACCGTGGGAGTGCATCCGTACGCCGGACAGGCACACCCGGGGCGCGTGACACACCGCTCCCACGGACGTGCCTCCTGTCCGAAGCACTGATACTGCGCCTGCCCCGGCGTATGCGGAACAAACACTCAAGAGCCCGGCAAGGAAGCCGAAGGCAAAGCATGGGCGCCCGGCTCACGGGTACCCCGGGCCTCGTCACACCGGCGTACCCGCACCCCCGCAGCCGGAGAACGCAGGAAGGCAGGCCAAGCAGCCATGGCAGATTTCGTCAGGGAAGTCATGACTCCGGGCGTCGTCGCGGTCCGCCCGGACGCCTCGCTCGTGGAGGCCGCGCAGCTGATGCGCGCCCAGGGCACCGGCGGTGTCCTGGTGGTCGGCCACCACCGGGTGATCGGGGTCCTCACCGACCGTGACATTGCGCTGCGTGCCGTCGCCGACGGTGCCGATCCGCTGACCGTGAGCGCCGAGGCCGTGTGCACCCGCGATCCGGTGGTGATCGGCCCGGAGGAGGCCGTGTCGGCCGCGGCGAAGCTGATGCGCGACCACGCGGTACACCGGCTCCCGGTCGTCGAGGACGGCAGGCCGGTGGGGATGGTCAGCCTCGGGGACCTCGCGGTGGCGGCGGACCCGGGCCCGCGGAGCGCACCGATGTACGCGCACGACCGGTGGCAAGGGCCCCCGACCACCCCTGAGGGCTG harbors:
- a CDS encoding MoxR family ATPase, with the protein product MQAAVTVTPARIPELLLGLATVRPVFLWGAPGIGKSSLVREFAESLGLECVSLLGTQLAPEDLIGVPQIRDGRSVFCPPEAIARDEPYCLFLDELNAATPDVQKAFYSLILDRRIGNYELPQGSIVIGAGNRATDNALARPIASALINRLAHVHLEASPKDWLVWAAANDIHPWILDHLTDRPDHLWSKPPKTEEPFSTPRSWHMLSDALRSFGPDLDEDTLKVIAHGTLTPAHAVAFCGYVKIVRSRFGIEAIIKGEARWPSRMEDRDLLYYLAESFRGRLVKELPASKEHTSEHGRQTAFRAKSLLVQLAEISVEVAQSVIASDADGNPVLPAWFLVEAARDMPRLVEARR
- a CDS encoding phage holin family protein, whose protein sequence is MGGGRWRRVLSGVWRSIVVWAVSTVTMLVLAGVLPDFKLQSETGDSATRIGVTAGVGAAVFGLLSSLVWPLLVRALLLVPALVLGLLVFFLNGSLLLIALRINPSGQGEAAPETAVVVAAVMSAVASATGGALAVRDDDAYRRRLYRLADRRRRRAPGQAGPSTPGAVFLQLDGVGHEVLEEAVGKGLMPTVAQWLGGGGARARPTHRLTAWRTDWSSQTGASQLGILHGSNHDVPAFRWYEKDSHEVMVCNRPSSAAELQRRAIEYTGDGGLLTVDGASRGNLFSGGADQLALVLSMAARRGKENRDRAGYFTYFIDPANAVRTAMSFVAEVFREIGQSTRCRARKQRPRVKRGGLYPFIRAFATVIERDVVVAAVIGDMLAGRNSVYADLVAYDEVAHHSGPRGRDTEKVLARLDRSLALIAKVAEHAPRPYRIVLLSDHGQSPGETFLTRYGLSLGNLVRAGCGLPVPRKARRTHSGAEARAAVRAALRRPVEEGGEQHRPARRSEPIVLASGNLGLVSFPDVPHRMSREEIDRRHPALLSTLANHPGVGFVLVRSEEHGGLVLGAHGAEVPVDELDDEHPGPLADFGPGAADAVRRTHSFPHVADIMVNSWYDPEEGEVLAFEEQIGSHGGLGGAQGRPFLLSPLALSAPVEDGAELVGAEQVHHVLRRWLGECDGPQVPVTARSDERAA
- a CDS encoding MBL fold metallo-hydrolase, with the translated sequence MPVEITWWGHATCTLEDSGTRVLTDPLFARRLAHLRRRRGAPPPPEAAVADVALVSHLHSDHLHLPSLARLAPGTRVLVPRGAPRAVPALRRLDHLRLTEVAPGDRTDVGALVVRTVSARHDGRRLPLGPHRAPALGFVVEGEARTYFAGDTGLFDSMAEEVGPVDVALLPVGGWGPYLGEEHLDAGRAAEALARLMPRSAVPVHYGTYWPIGMDAVRPHEFHAPGEEFVRLAAERAPQVAVHRLGHGESVRPEVAK
- a CDS encoding DedA family protein, with the protein product MSFLAAASTTAPESTQQAIGYPTLFLLVLIGALVPVVPTGALVSSAAVVAFHQTAPFALLLVFVVAALAAFLGDVSLYWLGQRGMRSKNGSRWLEALRARAPEDRLTRAQEKLGDHGIAVLVLSRLVPAGRIPVMLACLLAKMPLRTFARGDIPACLAWAVTYQLIGILGGSLFNEPWEGVVAAVVLTVVISLAPSVWRRMRRTAPQ
- a CDS encoding MBL fold metallo-hydrolase, which gives rise to MTQQSESTTSTSRSTTTTTQDADEPASSSAPAPTGALSPLLPLAEPRPLGEKRVWPRTFADRLTAPLPGLRAFARFAREGALRPGPDGLADIPALPFEPGPLPQAGVHTVAVSWAGHASWVIRVGGLTVLTDPVWSRKILGTPARITPVGVAWSALPRVDAVVISHNHYDHLDAPTLRRLPRDTPVFVPAGLARWFRRRRFTQVTELDWWEAAELGGVRFDFVPAHHWSKRSLTDTCRTLWGGWVLTASDGQRVYFAGDTGYGHWFAQIGLRYPGIDLALLPIGAYDPRWWLSDVHCDPDEAVRAAVDLGARRMAPMHWGTFVLSAEPVLEPLTRVRAAWEKAGLDREDLWDLPVGGSRVLG
- a CDS encoding aminotransferase class I/II-fold pyridoxal phosphate-dependent enzyme translates to MRRTDPEGHGPVRYGPPLPDQGLPVLPELRAVLAAAADRAHAEPSGGGPEILNAACDYWSRRGLTTAPDRVAAAPGAPALLLALTGALGGDVLVPRPCAAWWAPQARLLGRSVFHVATPAECGGVPDPYALLETVRRVRAEGGDPRLLVLSVADDPTATVAPPEVVHETVEAAVSEGLHIVSDETWRDTLHQPHDTVLLSPAEMLPGEVTVLTDLAGPFLPQGWPAAVARFTDNDSGVRLRSRVLDVLTVLGARVAEPVAAAAAYALGEGDGITGRLAASVRLHARVATAVHHAVVGSGALARPPRAGRHLYVDLGPLRSALGAHGVGDAQDLEDFLTARLGLPAPGGHRFGDELAALRVRLATGPLLGRTDEERAECLTSPSPLELPHVQRALALLGSAFDDLRDDAQRWEPPR